In Legionella spiritensis, the following proteins share a genomic window:
- a CDS encoding TolC family protein, producing MKSILRICLLWLLIQEGYGLTLGEAECIAINRADEIRQFEAKGQSLQAQAISEGQLPDPNIQISPLNFPVDTFNFSQEPMTQFQFGINQDIPKGKTLLYRYRRTHNKSMSSLHQKDNQRLLILKAVREQWDLLYFWQRSEQILLGQRKTFKHLKDVASSLFSNNKVPQKDVLNAQLELTQIEERLIQVRQAIDDTRVNLARWIGQKAAYRASASLVMDNKKVVLSKVSKKMLLGHPVIKADNSDINSAISSIAISKQDYLPGFSLGAAYGVRSGRNINGNKRPDFLTGQVKISLPLFPKDRQDKKLLANQRELSSLKAKRYADLKGLNRVLGTNIVDYKRTREKLSLYSRRLLPEAKQYANSTLIAYQNDKTDFLTVALGYIRWLDIELAEVKEQVNHSKAGINILYLQGR from the coding sequence ATGAAAAGTATTCTTAGAATTTGTTTGTTATGGTTATTAATTCAAGAAGGCTATGGGCTGACTTTAGGCGAGGCTGAATGTATTGCTATTAATAGAGCAGATGAAATTAGACAGTTTGAAGCAAAAGGCCAATCTTTGCAGGCGCAGGCTATTTCTGAAGGTCAACTACCCGACCCTAATATTCAAATTAGTCCGCTTAATTTCCCAGTGGATACATTTAATTTTTCACAAGAACCAATGACACAATTCCAATTTGGAATAAACCAAGATATCCCAAAAGGAAAAACTTTGTTATATAGATATAGACGGACCCATAATAAATCGATGTCTTCACTTCATCAAAAGGATAACCAAAGATTACTTATTTTAAAAGCTGTTCGGGAGCAATGGGATTTGCTCTATTTTTGGCAAAGAAGTGAACAAATTTTGTTGGGGCAAAGAAAAACATTTAAGCATTTAAAAGACGTTGCCTCATCTTTATTTAGCAATAATAAAGTTCCTCAAAAGGATGTATTGAATGCACAACTAGAGCTAACACAGATTGAAGAACGATTAATTCAAGTCCGTCAAGCAATCGATGATACCCGGGTAAATCTTGCTAGATGGATTGGCCAGAAGGCTGCTTACAGAGCAAGCGCTTCATTGGTTATGGATAACAAAAAGGTGGTTCTATCCAAAGTATCAAAGAAAATGCTGTTAGGTCATCCGGTTATTAAAGCAGATAATTCAGATATAAATTCAGCGATAAGCAGCATTGCTATTAGCAAACAAGATTACTTACCAGGTTTTAGTCTAGGGGCAGCTTATGGTGTTCGTAGTGGTCGAAACATAAATGGCAATAAAAGGCCGGATTTTCTTACCGGCCAAGTGAAAATTTCTCTACCATTATTTCCCAAGGATAGGCAAGATAAAAAGTTGCTGGCCAATCAAAGGGAGTTATCGTCTTTAAAAGCAAAACGATATGCGGACTTAAAAGGTTTGAATAGAGTACTTGGTACGAATATTGTTGACTATAAAAGAACTAGAGAAAAGCTGAGTTTATATTCAAGAAGACTACTTCCAGAAGCCAAACAATACGCAAATTCGACTTTAATTGCTTATCAAAATGATAAAACAGATTTTCTAACGGTTGCACTTGGTTATATCCGATGGCTCGATATTGAACTTGCAGAGGTAAAAGAGCAAGTCAATCATTCAAAAGCGGGCATTAACATATTGTATCTTCAAGGTAGATAA
- a CDS encoding Glu/Leu/Phe/Val dehydrogenase, whose product MSRYKTGIGALILVVFLGFLMKAAYAQGGNDEHKKHHPGGATSNTSGVPGPNDVYCGCSVCDLKGYQKISNQELLALDVDILVPAALENVITMDNVEDVKAPIILEVANGPVSHEAESALLEKGTIIIPDVIANSGGVIVSYFEWVQNLSGDVWSLDKVNKKLSERIIFSFEQMLANTQDDSLRASAYILALKRIEEAVYAKGSEEYFSGESA is encoded by the coding sequence ATGAGTCGGTATAAGACAGGGATAGGGGCATTAATACTTGTTGTTTTTCTTGGTTTTTTAATGAAAGCTGCATACGCTCAAGGAGGTAATGACGAGCATAAAAAGCATCACCCTGGAGGTGCAACAAGCAATACATCCGGGGTACCAGGACCTAATGATGTGTATTGTGGGTGTTCTGTTTGTGACTTGAAAGGATATCAAAAAATATCTAATCAGGAGCTTTTAGCATTAGATGTTGATATATTAGTGCCAGCGGCTCTTGAAAATGTGATTACAATGGACAATGTTGAGGATGTAAAAGCGCCTATTATTTTAGAGGTTGCAAATGGACCTGTATCTCATGAAGCAGAGAGTGCATTACTTGAAAAAGGTACCATTATTATTCCTGATGTTATAGCGAATTCTGGCGGTGTAATAGTTAGCTATTTTGAGTGGGTGCAAAACTTATCTGGTGATGTTTGGAGTTTAGATAAAGTCAATAAAAAATTGTCAGAGCGCATTATTTTTAGCTTCGAGCAAATGCTTGCAAACACTCAGGATGATTCTCTTCGAGCTAGTGCTTATATATTAGCATTAAAGCGCATAGAGGAAGCTGTGTATGCTAAAGGAAGCGAAGAATATTTTAGTGGTGAGAGCGCTTGA
- a CDS encoding cupredoxin domain-containing protein, whose amino-acid sequence MITLTVNLIGFCLVGLIIWWFILKKPKSTRLVNNAIQVVVDEGVYEPSILKAREGKMITLEFIRKDKSPCAQVVVFNTLDISQELKVNKLTKITINSLKSGTYPFSCQMGMYQGSLIVE is encoded by the coding sequence ATGATTACATTGACTGTTAACTTGATTGGTTTTTGTTTGGTTGGGTTAATCATTTGGTGGTTTATACTTAAAAAACCAAAATCAACACGGCTAGTTAACAATGCCATTCAAGTGGTAGTGGATGAAGGAGTATATGAGCCTTCTATATTAAAAGCGCGCGAAGGAAAAATGATTACACTTGAGTTTATTCGAAAAGATAAATCTCCTTGCGCCCAGGTGGTTGTGTTTAATACACTGGATATAAGTCAAGAACTAAAAGTTAATAAACTAACTAAAATAACAATAAATTCACTTAAGTCAGGCACTTACCCATTTAGTTGCCAAATGGGTATGTATCAGGGTAGTTTGATAGTTGAGTAA
- a CDS encoding efflux RND transporter periplasmic adaptor subunit, translating into MKNKWILILIILFGVILGFLIGRYLPVAKMTETSKSATKKEKKVKYWVAPMNPTYRRDKPGKSPMGMDLVPVYEDEGSGSDDSSIKISPRVINNLGVITASAKYEPISKAIDTVGYVAANEDDIENVNSFIDGWVRNLRITAVGDPVRKGQVLFELYSPSLVNAQQELILALQNNNQQLVEASRKKLITLGLTLNQINELQRTRKVKQQIEVYAKSSGIVSKLNIRDGIYIKPDKILMTIEDLSSVWIRVEVYEAQADWVKLNQIAQATFPGLPGKVWQGEVIYIYPTLDKITHTLAVRLHFPNPNLTLKPDMYASVKILIPTSKKSLVIPTFSVITTGKGSHVILSLGKGRFRPQEVILGDESNGKIEVLRGLSKGDEVVTSGQFLIDSESNLSAAFERLAPHKDKSKSGHHHGKHKMEKPKKSKNQGYILAIKKDSHKITLRHLPIKQYGMPEMVMELPVSSKIDLSPFMVGQKITFKLKEVKPNHYIVTELNPIKKDKGTD; encoded by the coding sequence ATGAAAAACAAATGGATTTTAATACTAATTATTCTCTTTGGCGTAATCTTGGGATTTCTAATAGGACGTTATTTGCCTGTCGCAAAGATGACTGAAACGAGCAAGTCAGCGACTAAAAAAGAAAAAAAGGTAAAGTATTGGGTTGCGCCAATGAATCCGACTTATAGGCGTGATAAACCGGGCAAATCCCCTATGGGGATGGACTTAGTTCCTGTCTATGAAGATGAAGGCAGTGGTTCAGATGACAGCTCCATAAAAATCTCACCTCGAGTAATTAATAATTTAGGCGTTATTACTGCTAGTGCGAAGTATGAACCCATATCAAAAGCAATCGACACAGTAGGCTATGTTGCAGCTAATGAAGATGATATTGAAAATGTTAACTCTTTTATAGATGGCTGGGTGAGAAATTTGCGAATCACTGCCGTAGGTGACCCTGTTCGTAAAGGACAGGTTCTTTTTGAGCTGTATTCTCCAAGTCTTGTCAATGCCCAGCAAGAGCTTATTTTAGCATTACAAAATAACAACCAACAATTGGTCGAAGCAAGTAGGAAAAAATTAATAACACTTGGATTAACCCTAAATCAAATAAACGAGCTTCAAAGGACACGCAAGGTTAAACAACAAATTGAAGTATATGCAAAATCAAGCGGCATCGTTTCTAAGCTTAATATTCGAGATGGCATATATATTAAACCAGACAAAATATTAATGACCATCGAAGATTTAAGTAGTGTTTGGATAAGAGTAGAAGTTTATGAAGCGCAAGCTGACTGGGTGAAATTGAATCAAATAGCCCAGGCAACCTTTCCAGGACTTCCAGGTAAGGTTTGGCAGGGAGAAGTCATATACATCTATCCAACGCTTGATAAGATTACCCATACATTGGCTGTTAGGCTTCATTTTCCAAATCCGAATTTAACATTAAAACCTGATATGTATGCGTCAGTAAAAATACTGATACCCACTTCTAAAAAATCGCTTGTTATTCCTACTTTCTCAGTTATTACAACCGGTAAAGGTTCGCATGTGATTTTATCACTTGGTAAAGGCCGTTTTAGACCACAAGAAGTAATCTTAGGGGACGAATCAAATGGCAAAATTGAAGTGCTAAGAGGGCTTTCTAAAGGAGATGAAGTGGTTACATCAGGACAGTTTTTGATTGATTCTGAGTCGAATCTCAGTGCAGCTTTTGAGCGTTTAGCGCCACATAAAGACAAATCAAAGTCAGGCCACCATCATGGTAAGCATAAAATGGAAAAGCCTAAAAAGAGCAAAAATCAAGGCTATATACTCGCCATAAAAAAAGATAGTCATAAAATTACCCTCCGGCATTTACCTATAAAGCAATATGGTATGCCTGAGATGGTTATGGAACTTCCTGTAAGCAGTAAAATTGATTTATCCCCATTCATGGTTGGGCAAAAAATTACATTTAAACTAAAAGAAGTTAAACCTAACCACTATATTGTAACTGAGCTTAATCCTATAAAAAAAGATAAAGGGACGGATTAA
- a CDS encoding heavy metal translocating P-type ATPase: MPKIIKLSLQNVSCASCVSSIENSLGSLPKVEAVSVNFSQKTVEVTGDASIEVIQSELEKLGYGAKIFDEESLFNGSEQEQERAYYKTLLKKFYTAGIAGMILLVGSLLDYFPGLATALGQVVWSGIGLVSLLIMIYSGGHLYHNAYRAFWSNHATMDTLIGLGTGAAWFFSMFVTLFPDVVPELARHVYFEAALIIIALVDLGAALEIRARGKTSLAIKRLIGLQAKTARVVKESEEVDIALEDVVVDDVVRVRPGEKIPVDGLIIEGSTSIDESMLTGEPLPKSKQVGDEVIGGTMNAAGSFLYKATRVGKDTALAQIINLVQQAQNTKPPIARLADIVSSFFVPAVMVISVLTALVWFNFGPLPVTGFMLVTAMTVLIIACPCALGLAAPISVIVGMGKAAEYGALIRNGEALQQSSNLSAIILDKTGTITHGKPELVKVISLGNLSEERLLQLSASIEKGSEHPLGAAIVNAARARNIGTLPVSEFEAIAGHGISAQIDNQKVWFGNDKLMLREKFDLSIAESEARELAGLGHTPMYFAVENKIEGIISVADLIKEDSKSAIERLQAQGIKVIMLTGDNAITANHVASQVGIDEVMAEVLPQDKSAKVKSLQEQGLLVGMVGDGINDAPALAQADVGFAIGSGTDVAIESAGITLMRSSLHGGVDAILISSATMGNIKQNLVGAFVYNTLGIPIAAGILYPFLGFFLNPMIAGAAMALSSVTVVSNANRLRFFKPKGGAL, encoded by the coding sequence ATGCCAAAGATTATTAAGCTTTCCTTACAGAATGTAAGTTGTGCAAGTTGCGTTTCAAGTATAGAAAATTCTTTGGGAAGCTTGCCTAAAGTCGAAGCAGTTTCAGTTAACTTTTCCCAAAAAACAGTGGAAGTAACAGGTGATGCATCAATAGAGGTTATTCAGTCAGAGTTAGAAAAGCTTGGTTATGGTGCTAAAATTTTTGATGAAGAGAGCTTGTTTAATGGCAGTGAGCAAGAACAAGAGCGGGCTTATTATAAGACATTACTGAAAAAATTTTACACCGCTGGAATCGCGGGTATGATTCTGCTTGTGGGAAGCTTGTTAGATTATTTTCCAGGGCTTGCAACTGCTCTAGGCCAGGTTGTATGGAGTGGTATAGGTTTAGTGTCACTACTTATTATGATTTATTCCGGTGGTCATCTATACCATAATGCCTATCGCGCCTTTTGGTCTAATCATGCCACTATGGATACATTAATTGGTTTAGGCACTGGTGCTGCGTGGTTTTTTTCTATGTTTGTTACTCTGTTTCCTGATGTTGTTCCAGAGCTTGCACGCCATGTCTACTTTGAGGCTGCACTTATTATTATTGCCTTGGTTGATTTAGGTGCTGCACTTGAAATTAGGGCACGAGGCAAAACATCACTAGCTATAAAAAGACTCATTGGACTTCAAGCAAAAACAGCGCGAGTTGTTAAAGAGTCAGAAGAAGTTGATATTGCATTAGAAGATGTAGTAGTTGATGATGTGGTTCGTGTCAGACCTGGTGAAAAAATACCTGTGGATGGATTAATTATAGAGGGCAGTACGAGTATTGATGAATCGATGTTAACCGGTGAACCATTACCTAAATCTAAACAGGTTGGTGATGAGGTGATTGGTGGAACCATGAATGCTGCTGGTTCTTTTTTGTATAAAGCCACGCGAGTAGGTAAAGATACCGCCCTGGCTCAAATCATCAACCTTGTCCAACAAGCTCAAAACACCAAACCACCAATCGCGCGTTTAGCAGACATTGTTTCATCATTTTTTGTGCCTGCAGTCATGGTTATTTCAGTACTCACGGCACTAGTTTGGTTTAATTTTGGACCGTTACCTGTGACGGGATTTATGTTGGTGACAGCTATGACAGTCTTAATCATTGCATGTCCCTGTGCTTTAGGGTTGGCAGCACCCATTTCAGTTATAGTCGGTATGGGAAAGGCTGCAGAATATGGCGCGCTGATTCGAAACGGGGAGGCATTGCAACAATCGTCTAACTTATCGGCCATTATTCTTGATAAAACAGGCACAATTACCCATGGAAAGCCTGAGTTGGTAAAAGTCATCTCTTTAGGAAATCTTAGTGAGGAGCGTCTTTTGCAGTTGTCAGCAAGTATTGAGAAAGGCTCTGAACATCCATTGGGAGCTGCGATTGTTAATGCTGCACGAGCACGGAATATTGGGACATTGCCAGTTAGTGAATTCGAAGCGATTGCTGGACATGGGATTAGTGCTCAGATTGATAATCAAAAAGTTTGGTTTGGTAATGATAAACTCATGTTAAGAGAAAAGTTTGATTTATCAATTGCCGAATCAGAGGCGCGTGAGCTAGCAGGTCTTGGTCATACGCCGATGTATTTTGCGGTAGAAAATAAAATTGAAGGGATTATCAGCGTTGCTGATTTAATTAAAGAAGATTCAAAATCGGCAATAGAAAGACTTCAAGCGCAAGGAATTAAGGTTATTATGCTAACTGGTGATAATGCAATTACAGCAAATCATGTAGCAAGTCAGGTAGGTATTGATGAGGTTATGGCGGAGGTTTTACCACAAGATAAATCTGCTAAAGTAAAAAGCCTTCAAGAACAGGGGCTATTAGTTGGCATGGTAGGTGATGGGATTAATGATGCACCGGCTCTAGCTCAGGCTGATGTGGGATTTGCCATTGGCTCAGGTACGGATGTAGCCATTGAAAGTGCGGGTATTACTTTAATGCGCAGCTCCTTACATGGGGGTGTTGATGCGATTTTAATTTCAAGTGCTACTATGGGGAATATTAAGCAAAACCTAGTAGGAGCGTTTGTTTATAATACGCTAGGCATTCCAATTGCAGCCGGTATTCTCTATCCTTTCTTAGGTTTTTTCTTAAATCCAATGATTGCAGGGGCTGCAATGGCACTATCCTCGGTAACGGTCGTAAGTAATGCAAATCGACTGCGATTTTTCAAGCCTAAAGGAGGTGCATTATGA
- a CDS encoding nitric-oxide reductase large subunit yields the protein MEEINQSNHRVEQLSPWWRRSVLIIMLLGFSVLISLTYKVQQDAPPIPQKVINPQGELIFGKTDILSGQSIFLKYGLMNNGSIWGHGAYLGPDFSAQYLHNLTSGVADYIAKEQYNVPFKELQTEQKEVVNALTRELLKKNRFEPSNKVLHFTEAETKSYNQQIKWWSNYFTSPSGNGGLPHNFINSNQELRDLVAFFSWTAWASVAKRPGEVTTYTNNFPYDPQAGNYPSSAALFWSAMSLIALLGGTALVLLAFGKFDYLGWKRNPDKAAPIFKVGNPSRSQQATLKFFVVVVFLFLLQALVGGLTAHYRAEPESFFGLDLSNIFPSNVVRTWHLQLAIFWIATSYVAGGLLLAREIGGQEKKYQAAYIHILFFALVIVVIGSLLGEWAGTFQWLSKYWFWFGQQGWEYLELGRAWQIGLAVALVFWFVLLLRNIAPVIKDPELGEISRLFLLAALAIPFFYLPAMFFDNNTHFSIVDTWRFWIIHLWVEGFFEFFVTVLVATILLGLNVVTRTTAVRVIYLDAILYFGGGLIGTGHHWYFNGHSEMNMAFAAIFSAMEVIPLTLLTLDAWDFVKVTEAERLPSGEPIRIPHQWTFYFIMAVGAWNFVGAGVFGFLINLPIVSYFEIGTMLTPNHGHAAMMGVFGMLAVALLVFSMRHVSTDTQWESLEKYIKISFWGLNIGLLMMVVFSLFPGGVLQLYDVLNNGYWHARSLEYGGQETARLLEWLRTPGDLVFIIVGILPLLYAVTKSYLNLKRKP from the coding sequence ATGGAAGAAATAAACCAATCTAATCACAGAGTCGAGCAACTCTCTCCCTGGTGGCGTCGCTCGGTATTGATAATTATGCTGTTAGGGTTTTCAGTTCTAATATCATTAACTTATAAAGTTCAACAGGATGCGCCGCCTATACCGCAAAAAGTTATTAATCCTCAAGGGGAACTTATTTTTGGTAAAACAGATATCTTATCAGGTCAGTCTATCTTTCTTAAATATGGTTTAATGAATAATGGAAGCATATGGGGACATGGTGCTTATCTTGGTCCAGATTTTTCAGCACAATATTTACATAATTTAACTTCAGGGGTTGCTGATTATATTGCAAAAGAGCAATATAACGTCCCATTTAAGGAGCTTCAAACAGAACAAAAGGAGGTTGTTAATGCTTTAACTCGAGAGTTATTGAAAAAAAATCGATTTGAACCGAGCAATAAAGTTCTACATTTTACAGAGGCTGAAACGAAGTCATATAACCAACAAATTAAATGGTGGTCAAATTATTTTACATCACCTTCTGGCAATGGTGGTTTACCTCATAATTTTATCAACTCAAACCAAGAGTTAAGGGATTTAGTCGCTTTTTTCTCATGGACTGCTTGGGCATCTGTTGCTAAGCGGCCTGGCGAGGTAACCACATACACGAATAACTTCCCTTATGACCCCCAAGCTGGCAACTATCCATCAAGTGCAGCTTTATTTTGGAGTGCAATGAGTCTAATTGCCTTGCTCGGAGGTACAGCACTTGTATTATTGGCATTTGGTAAATTTGATTATCTGGGTTGGAAACGTAATCCTGATAAAGCTGCTCCTATCTTCAAAGTTGGAAATCCAAGCCGCAGCCAACAGGCAACCCTCAAATTTTTTGTAGTGGTGGTATTTTTGTTTTTGTTGCAGGCATTGGTGGGTGGGCTAACAGCACACTATCGAGCGGAGCCAGAGAGCTTTTTTGGATTGGATTTATCTAATATTTTTCCGAGCAATGTGGTACGTACTTGGCATTTGCAACTGGCAATTTTCTGGATAGCAACCTCATATGTTGCAGGTGGATTGCTCTTAGCTCGCGAGATAGGTGGTCAAGAAAAAAAATATCAGGCAGCTTATATTCACATACTGTTTTTCGCTTTGGTTATCGTTGTAATCGGTAGTCTATTAGGGGAATGGGCCGGTACATTTCAATGGTTGTCAAAATATTGGTTTTGGTTTGGTCAGCAAGGATGGGAATATCTTGAGTTAGGTAGAGCCTGGCAAATAGGGCTAGCTGTAGCACTAGTATTTTGGTTTGTATTATTATTGCGGAATATTGCCCCAGTTATCAAAGATCCTGAATTAGGAGAAATATCGCGTTTATTTCTTTTAGCTGCACTAGCCATTCCATTTTTTTATCTGCCGGCAATGTTTTTTGATAATAATACACATTTTTCAATTGTTGACACTTGGAGGTTTTGGATTATTCATCTGTGGGTAGAAGGTTTTTTCGAATTTTTTGTAACGGTATTAGTCGCTACAATTTTGTTAGGCTTGAACGTCGTCACTCGTACCACGGCAGTACGGGTCATCTACTTGGATGCAATTCTGTATTTCGGTGGTGGACTTATTGGAACAGGACATCATTGGTATTTCAATGGCCATAGTGAAATGAACATGGCATTTGCTGCCATTTTTTCTGCAATGGAAGTAATTCCTCTCACTTTATTAACGCTTGATGCATGGGATTTTGTGAAAGTTACTGAAGCAGAGCGTTTACCCTCGGGAGAACCAATACGCATTCCACATCAATGGACGTTTTACTTTATCATGGCTGTAGGTGCTTGGAATTTTGTTGGGGCAGGGGTATTTGGATTTCTCATAAATTTGCCGATTGTCAGTTATTTCGAAATAGGAACCATGCTCACTCCCAATCATGGTCATGCAGCCATGATGGGTGTTTTTGGCATGTTGGCAGTTGCACTATTAGTATTTTCAATGCGGCATGTTTCTACTGATACGCAATGGGAATCTTTGGAAAAATACATCAAAATTTCGTTTTGGGGACTAAATATCGGTTTATTGATGATGGTTGTTTTCAGTTTATTCCCTGGTGGTGTATTACAACTCTATGATGTATTAAATAATGGTTATTGGCATGCGCGCAGTTTGGAGTACGGCGGACAGGAAACTGCGAGGCTGCTGGAATGGTTGCGTACTCCTGGCGATTTAGTATTTATAATTGTAGGAATTTTACCGCTATTGTATGCGGTGACTAAATCTTACTTAAATCTTAAACGAAAGCCATAA